One stretch of Streptomyces sp. NBC_01142 DNA includes these proteins:
- a CDS encoding HEAT repeat domain-containing protein translates to MTNNAIARVDDLLKGGYVGKKKAAAVAEAVPEAASPAVLDWLRTLAAAGEWARFGRFAGLAAELHPEGLAEVLVPAIESGEAGAVLEDLVDIAGQIGAPEAVPALSRVIDTHREPDAPYFPLCIKAIQSLSEIGTPEAEAVLRTVATGDGPAPLRWHAAEELGIEEELGYDEDEMLS, encoded by the coding sequence ATGACGAACAACGCAATCGCCCGCGTCGACGACCTCCTCAAGGGTGGATACGTCGGCAAGAAGAAAGCCGCCGCCGTCGCCGAGGCCGTGCCGGAGGCGGCGTCACCGGCCGTCCTCGACTGGCTGCGCACGCTGGCCGCCGCCGGCGAGTGGGCACGTTTCGGCAGGTTCGCGGGCCTCGCGGCCGAGCTGCACCCCGAGGGCCTCGCCGAGGTCCTCGTCCCGGCGATCGAGTCGGGGGAGGCCGGGGCGGTCCTGGAGGATCTCGTCGACATCGCGGGCCAGATCGGGGCGCCCGAGGCCGTCCCGGCCCTGTCCCGGGTGATCGACACCCACCGTGAGCCGGACGCGCCCTACTTCCCGCTGTGCATCAAGGCCATCCAGTCCCTGAGCGAGATCGGCACCCCCGAGGCGGAGGCGGTCCTGCGCACGGTGGCGACGGGTGACGGTCCCGCCCCGCTGCGCTGGCACGCGGCGGAGGAGCTGGGCATCGAGGAGGAGCTCGGATACGACGAGGACGAGATGTTGTCCTGA
- a CDS encoding aspartate aminotransferase family protein translates to MTPQADPQAGAAVKAADRAHVFHSWSAQGLIDPLAVAGAEGSYFWDYDGNRYLDFTSGLVYTNIGYQHPKVVAAIQEQAAKLTTFAPAFAVEARSEAARLIAERTPGDLDKIFFTNGGAEAVENAIRMARLHTGRPKVLSAYRSYHGGTATAVNVTGDPRRWASDNGTAGVVHFWGPFLYRSPFYSATEEEECARALQHLQDTIAFEGPATIAAIILESIPGTAGIMTPPPGYLAGVREICDRYGIVLVLDEVMAGFGRTGRWFAADHYGVVPDLLTFAKGVNSGYVPLGGVAISAEIAATFETRPYPGGLTYSGHPLACAAAVATIKVMEDEKIVEHAAHIGETVLGPGLRDLAERHPSVGEVRGTGVFWALDLVRNRETREPLVPYNASGEANAPMAAFAAACKKNGLWPFVNMNRTHAVPPCNVTEAEAKEGLAALDVALSVADEHTV, encoded by the coding sequence ATGACCCCTCAAGCCGATCCCCAGGCCGGCGCGGCCGTGAAGGCCGCAGACCGCGCGCACGTGTTCCACTCCTGGTCCGCCCAGGGCCTGATCGACCCGCTCGCCGTTGCCGGTGCCGAGGGTTCGTACTTCTGGGACTACGACGGGAACCGCTACCTCGACTTCACCAGCGGCCTCGTCTACACCAACATCGGGTACCAGCACCCCAAGGTCGTCGCCGCGATCCAGGAGCAGGCCGCCAAACTCACGACCTTCGCGCCCGCCTTCGCCGTCGAGGCACGCTCCGAGGCCGCACGCCTCATCGCCGAGCGCACCCCCGGCGATCTCGACAAGATCTTCTTCACCAACGGCGGCGCCGAGGCCGTCGAGAACGCCATCCGGATGGCCCGTCTGCACACGGGCCGCCCCAAGGTGCTCTCCGCCTACCGCTCGTACCACGGCGGCACCGCGACCGCGGTCAATGTCACCGGGGACCCGCGCCGCTGGGCCTCCGACAACGGCACCGCGGGCGTCGTCCACTTCTGGGGGCCGTTCCTCTACCGCTCGCCCTTCTACTCCGCGACCGAGGAGGAGGAGTGCGCCCGCGCGCTCCAGCACCTTCAGGACACGATCGCCTTCGAGGGTCCGGCCACAATCGCCGCGATCATCCTCGAGTCGATCCCCGGGACCGCGGGGATCATGACGCCGCCGCCCGGCTATCTCGCGGGCGTACGGGAGATCTGCGACCGGTACGGCATCGTCCTCGTCCTGGACGAGGTGATGGCGGGCTTCGGACGTACGGGCCGGTGGTTCGCCGCCGACCACTACGGTGTCGTGCCCGACCTGCTGACCTTCGCCAAGGGCGTCAACTCCGGGTATGTGCCGCTGGGCGGCGTCGCGATCTCCGCGGAGATCGCCGCGACCTTCGAGACCCGCCCATACCCCGGCGGACTCACCTACTCCGGCCACCCGCTGGCCTGCGCCGCCGCCGTCGCCACGATCAAGGTGATGGAGGACGAGAAGATCGTCGAGCACGCGGCCCACATCGGCGAGACGGTCCTCGGCCCGGGCCTGCGCGACCTCGCAGAGCGCCACCCGAGCGTGGGCGAGGTGCGCGGTACCGGCGTGTTCTGGGCGCTGGACCTGGTCAGGAACAGGGAGACGCGCGAGCCGCTGGTGCCGTACAACGCGAGCGGCGAGGCGAACGCCCCGATGGCCGCGTTCGCCGCCGCGTGCAAGAAGAACGGCCTGTGGCCCTTCGTGAACATGAACCGCACGCACGCGGTCCCGCCCTGCAATGTCACCGAGGCGGAGGCGAAGGAGGGGCTGGCGGCGCTGGATGTGGCGCTGTCGGTCGCGGACGAGCACACCGTCTGA
- a CDS encoding GlxA family transcriptional regulator — MHRVVVLALAGVYPFELSIPVRIFGTAEGPGGEPLYEVLTCSLDGGPVRTSADFSVTVEHTADVLATADTVVIPPFTCGHDEDREWLPKPLADAFALLRPGRTRIVSICTASYVLASAGLLDGRPATTHWNEAADFQRMFPEVKVDPGVLFVDDGDVLTAAGVAAGVDLCLHLVRRDHGSEVANRVARLCVVPPWREGGQAQFIERPVPEPSAATTSATRAWALGRLQRPLTLGELAGHARMSVRTFSRRFRDEVGMTPGQWLTQQRVEHARRLLETTDWPVDRVAGEAGFGTAASMRQHMAVAIGVSPMAYRQTFRAQETVPVDSAQETVAVSR; from the coding sequence ATGCATCGTGTCGTCGTACTCGCCCTTGCGGGCGTCTATCCCTTTGAACTGAGCATTCCGGTACGGATCTTCGGCACCGCGGAGGGACCCGGCGGCGAGCCGCTCTACGAGGTGCTCACCTGCAGCCTCGACGGCGGGCCCGTCCGGACGAGCGCCGACTTCTCCGTCACCGTGGAGCACACGGCCGACGTCCTCGCGACGGCGGACACCGTGGTGATCCCGCCCTTCACCTGCGGTCACGACGAGGACCGGGAGTGGCTGCCGAAGCCGCTGGCCGACGCCTTCGCCCTGCTGCGGCCCGGCCGGACCCGCATCGTGTCGATCTGCACCGCGTCGTACGTCCTCGCCTCCGCCGGACTGCTCGACGGCCGCCCGGCCACCACCCACTGGAACGAGGCCGCCGACTTCCAGCGGATGTTCCCCGAGGTCAAGGTCGATCCGGGCGTGCTGTTCGTCGACGACGGTGATGTGCTCACCGCGGCGGGCGTCGCCGCGGGCGTCGACCTGTGCCTCCATCTCGTACGCCGCGACCACGGCAGCGAGGTCGCCAACCGCGTGGCGCGCCTGTGTGTCGTACCGCCGTGGCGGGAGGGCGGGCAGGCGCAGTTCATCGAGCGCCCGGTCCCCGAGCCGTCGGCGGCGACCACCTCGGCGACCCGCGCCTGGGCGCTCGGCCGGCTCCAGCGTCCGCTCACGCTCGGGGAGTTGGCGGGGCACGCGCGGATGAGTGTCCGTACGTTCTCCCGGCGCTTTCGGGACGAGGTGGGGATGACGCCCGGGCAGTGGCTCACCCAGCAGCGCGTCGAGCATGCGCGCCGGCTGCTGGAGACGACGGACTGGCCGGTGGACCGGGTCGCGGGGGAGGCGGGGTTCGGGACGGCCGCGTCGATGCGGCAGCACATGGCGGTGGCGATCGGGGTGTCGCCGATGGCATACCGGCAGACGTTCCGCGCGCAGGAAACCGTGCCGGTCGACAGCGCGCAGGAAACCGTGGCGGTCAGCAGGTAG
- a CDS encoding NADP-dependent oxidoreductase yields the protein MRAIGQDTLGGPEVLKIVEIDRPEPGFGEVLVRVHAAGVNPTDWWHRATGGLLGDGPVPLGWDVSGVVEAVGLGVTMHRPGDEVFGMPRLPQPARAYAEFMTSPARHLARKPAGLTHVQAAALPIAALTAWQSLVDTADVQPGQRVLVHAAAGGVGHLAVQIAKARGAYVIGTASASKHDFVRGLGADEVIDYRQTDFVTAARDIDVVLDAIGGEYGPRSLRTLRPGGILVSIASPEEDYLAETAREQGLRGGFTIVEPDNGSLKEIAALVEAGKLRVEIDTVLPLEQAAKAHEIGETGRTTGKIVLTVAG from the coding sequence ATGCGTGCCATCGGCCAGGACACCCTCGGCGGACCCGAAGTTCTGAAGATCGTCGAGATCGACCGTCCGGAGCCCGGCTTCGGCGAGGTCCTCGTCCGCGTCCACGCGGCCGGCGTCAACCCGACCGACTGGTGGCACCGTGCCACCGGTGGCCTGCTGGGCGACGGACCGGTCCCGCTCGGCTGGGACGTCTCCGGCGTCGTGGAGGCGGTCGGCCTGGGCGTGACCATGCACCGCCCCGGCGACGAGGTCTTCGGCATGCCGCGGCTGCCCCAGCCGGCCCGCGCGTACGCGGAGTTCATGACCTCCCCCGCCCGTCACCTCGCCCGCAAGCCGGCCGGTCTCACCCACGTACAGGCCGCGGCTCTCCCCATCGCCGCGCTCACCGCCTGGCAGTCCCTGGTCGACACCGCCGACGTACAGCCGGGTCAGCGGGTCCTCGTGCACGCCGCGGCGGGCGGCGTCGGCCACCTCGCCGTCCAGATCGCCAAGGCCCGCGGCGCGTACGTCATCGGCACCGCCAGCGCGTCCAAGCACGACTTCGTCCGCGGCCTGGGCGCGGACGAGGTCATCGACTACCGGCAGACCGACTTCGTCACGGCGGCCCGCGACATCGACGTCGTGCTCGATGCCATCGGCGGCGAATACGGCCCACGCTCGCTCAGGACACTGCGTCCCGGCGGCATCCTCGTCTCCATCGCCTCGCCGGAAGAGGACTACCTCGCGGAGACGGCCCGGGAGCAGGGCCTCCGCGGCGGGTTCACGATCGTCGAGCCCGACAACGGCAGCCTGAAGGAGATCGCCGCGCTGGTCGAGGCGGGGAAGCTGCGCGTCGAGATCGACACGGTGCTGCCGCTCGAGCAGGCGGCCAAGGCCCATGAGATCGGCGAGACGGGCCGCACGACCGGCAAGATCGTCCTCACGGTCGCCGGCTGA
- a CDS encoding RHS repeat-associated core domain-containing protein — protein sequence MAVTVPDWADTMLDLIGVAWPNVDEDAYRDMADALREFADDLEDDGQLANNHVQRLLSSGHGEAIVALNGHWNKVKDKHLKDISGAARTIAGALDTAAGAIEAMKLAAVVQLGYLAAEAGISMALIPVTGGLSALIGAGAMRATQEVVKRLIKECMEEVVAYIVEAMTEPAVAALENMAADLVVQLGSAALGLQSGVDLNQVGQSGKDGFKEGVGSAKDAMHLASAGGGGGGGGGGGAGKAGDGFHIEHDEHDRAGTKLNLVSVGLHGKTTGKLTKAKSHHGRTRGKDDIAQALDPVVDKVIGALGKATKEFGDHLGTGLPKAVKQISVDHKNTDLDIKARLAKQRKDDGKDGKGRGKDSGNGPHKGPDGLSGAKNNTRVNSVELDKTTCKGDPVDVATGEVLLTQTDLQLPGTLPWSLQRTHLSNYRYGQWFGRSWASTLDERIELDLAGGAVWAREDGSLLVYPALPAADRPQISPVDGPDLPLVRDGSDDRELEFTVTDPRTRLTRRFSPAHPHDTLRYWLWAVEDRNGNRVEIVRGADGMPLSVVHSGGYEVTLDGDRAAGRLTGVSLRTPDGSVRVMSYGHDRAGNLAAVTNSSGLPLRFAYDDETRLVSWTDRNDSTYRYTYDTEGRAVRTVGPDGCLTAEFRYDTEARRTHYTDSTGATTVFQLNDRYQVVAETDPHGHTVHRTWDRRDNPLSRTDALGRTVQVSYDAEGLPVAITREDGLVSTIRYDALGLPVELTATDGATWRQRFDESGRRLSLTDPSGATTRYTHDASGRLTGVTDALGSTTRVRCDRAGLPVEFTDPLGAVTRFERDAFGRPVTITDPLGGTTRLTWSPEDKVLRRVAPDGGEETWTYDGEGNCTRHTDAAGGTTQFEYTHFDLMAARTGPDGARYEFAHDTELRLTEVTNPQGLSWSYVYDAVGDLVCETDFDDRALSYAYDPTGRLAARTNAAGETIRFERDAQGRVLRKDAAGALTTYAYDPAGRLVGANGPDSTATWEHDVLGRVVAETVDGRTLSHRYDTLGRRTHRTTPTGGVSTFAYDTAGNRTRLSSCGHSIAFEHDAAGRELTRHIGENLTLAHTFDAAGRLTGQQLTRDDRTLRHRAYTFRADGLLSRVDDERSGSRRFDLDAAGRVTAVQAQGWTENYAYDEAGNQTAAEWPAAHAATSATGPREYSGTRVSSAGSVRYAYDAAGRTVVRRAKRLSGGFDTWHYTWDAEDRLTAVTVPDGSIWRYHYDPLGRRTSKRRLDADGGTLEQVDFTWDGTTLCEQTTRAAGLRHPVSLTWDHDGLRPVAQTERILAAGPAADAPQEEIDRRFFAIVTDLAGAPTELVDEDGEIAWRARSTIWGTTTWPRGTTTYTPLRFPGQYYDPETGLHYNYFRHYDPATARYLSPDPLGLAAAPNPVAYVHNPLTWTDPLGLAPYEVFYRVMSAKEYNGLGPKGEITPRGENFVTQEKEYVTGIAERFTRRGGRNAQKYTHFVRYEMEPGTRDALIANGRGSGGNKDTIKEEFGIDLEEIGDSDKFVHVKLERDGLNFGLRADSADVFNSRIKNMSFKPLPLDE from the coding sequence ATGGCAGTGACAGTGCCGGACTGGGCAGACACGATGCTGGACCTGATCGGCGTGGCGTGGCCCAACGTCGATGAGGACGCGTACCGCGACATGGCGGACGCTTTGAGGGAGTTCGCGGACGACCTCGAGGACGACGGCCAGCTGGCCAACAATCATGTGCAGCGTTTGCTGTCGTCGGGGCACGGCGAGGCGATAGTGGCGCTGAACGGCCACTGGAACAAGGTCAAGGACAAGCACCTCAAGGACATCTCGGGAGCGGCGCGGACGATCGCGGGGGCGCTGGACACGGCGGCCGGTGCGATCGAGGCGATGAAGCTGGCCGCGGTCGTCCAGCTGGGGTATCTGGCTGCCGAGGCCGGTATCTCGATGGCGTTGATCCCGGTGACCGGTGGTCTGTCCGCGCTGATCGGCGCGGGGGCGATGCGGGCCACGCAGGAGGTCGTGAAGCGGCTGATCAAGGAGTGCATGGAGGAGGTCGTCGCCTACATCGTCGAGGCGATGACCGAGCCGGCCGTCGCGGCGCTGGAGAACATGGCGGCCGATCTGGTGGTGCAGCTCGGCTCCGCGGCGCTCGGCCTGCAGAGCGGCGTGGACCTCAACCAGGTCGGCCAGTCCGGCAAGGACGGTTTCAAGGAAGGCGTCGGCAGTGCGAAGGACGCCATGCATCTGGCCTCGGCCGGAGGCGGGGGCGGGGGCGGCGGTGGCGGTGGGGCCGGCAAGGCGGGTGACGGCTTCCACATCGAGCACGACGAGCACGACCGCGCCGGCACCAAGCTGAACCTCGTCAGTGTCGGTCTGCACGGCAAGACGACCGGGAAGCTCACCAAGGCCAAGTCCCACCACGGCCGCACCCGCGGCAAGGACGACATCGCCCAGGCCCTCGACCCCGTGGTGGACAAGGTCATCGGCGCCCTGGGCAAGGCGACCAAGGAGTTCGGCGACCACCTCGGCACGGGTCTGCCCAAGGCCGTCAAGCAGATCTCCGTCGACCACAAGAACACCGACCTCGACATCAAGGCCCGCCTGGCCAAGCAGCGCAAGGACGACGGCAAGGACGGCAAGGGCCGCGGCAAGGACTCCGGCAACGGCCCGCACAAGGGCCCGGACGGCCTGTCGGGCGCCAAGAACAACACCCGCGTCAACAGCGTCGAGCTCGACAAGACGACCTGCAAGGGCGACCCGGTGGACGTGGCCACCGGCGAGGTGCTGCTGACACAGACGGATCTCCAGCTGCCGGGCACCCTGCCGTGGTCTTTGCAGCGCACCCATCTGTCGAACTACCGCTACGGCCAGTGGTTCGGCCGCAGCTGGGCCTCCACCCTCGACGAGCGCATCGAACTCGACCTGGCCGGCGGCGCGGTATGGGCCCGCGAGGACGGCTCCCTGCTCGTCTACCCCGCGCTGCCCGCCGCGGACCGGCCGCAGATCTCCCCCGTGGACGGCCCCGACCTCCCCCTCGTACGGGACGGATCGGACGACAGGGAGCTGGAGTTCACGGTCACCGATCCCCGCACCCGGCTGACCCGCCGCTTCTCTCCGGCACACCCCCACGACACCCTGCGCTACTGGCTGTGGGCCGTGGAGGACCGGAACGGCAACCGGGTCGAGATCGTCCGCGGGGCGGACGGCATGCCCCTCTCCGTGGTCCACTCCGGCGGTTACGAGGTGACGCTCGACGGCGACCGCGCCGCCGGCCGCCTCACCGGTGTCTCTCTGCGCACCCCGGACGGTTCTGTGCGGGTGATGTCGTACGGCCACGACCGGGCGGGCAACCTCGCCGCGGTCACCAACTCCTCCGGCCTGCCGCTGCGTTTCGCGTACGACGACGAGACCCGCCTCGTCTCCTGGACCGACCGCAACGACTCCACGTACCGGTACACGTACGACACCGAGGGCCGTGCCGTGCGGACGGTCGGCCCGGACGGCTGCCTGACGGCCGAGTTCCGTTACGACACCGAGGCGCGCCGCACCCACTACACCGACTCCACAGGCGCCACGACCGTCTTCCAGCTCAACGACCGGTACCAGGTCGTCGCCGAGACCGATCCGCACGGTCACACCGTCCACCGCACATGGGACCGCCGGGACAATCCGCTCTCCCGCACCGACGCCCTCGGCCGCACGGTCCAGGTCTCGTACGACGCCGAGGGCCTCCCGGTCGCGATCACCCGCGAGGACGGGCTGGTCTCCACGATCAGGTACGACGCGCTCGGGCTGCCCGTCGAGCTCACCGCGACCGACGGCGCCACCTGGCGGCAGCGCTTCGACGAGAGCGGCCGCCGTCTCTCGCTCACCGACCCGTCCGGCGCCACCACGCGCTACACGCACGACGCGTCGGGCCGCCTCACCGGGGTGACCGACGCCCTGGGCAGCACCACCCGTGTCCGCTGCGACCGGGCCGGTCTCCCCGTCGAGTTCACCGATCCGCTGGGGGCCGTCACCCGCTTCGAACGGGACGCGTTCGGCCGCCCGGTCACCATCACCGACCCGCTCGGCGGCACCACCCGGCTCACCTGGTCGCCGGAGGACAAGGTGCTGCGCCGGGTGGCCCCGGACGGCGGCGAGGAGACCTGGACGTACGACGGCGAGGGCAACTGCACCCGGCACACCGACGCAGCCGGCGGCACCACGCAGTTCGAGTACACGCACTTCGACCTGATGGCGGCCAGGACGGGCCCTGACGGCGCACGGTACGAATTCGCCCACGACACCGAGCTGCGGCTGACCGAGGTCACCAATCCCCAGGGCCTGAGCTGGAGTTACGTCTACGACGCGGTGGGCGACCTGGTCTGCGAGACCGACTTCGACGACCGCGCGCTCAGCTACGCGTACGACCCGACGGGCAGGCTCGCCGCCCGTACCAACGCCGCCGGCGAGACCATCCGTTTCGAGCGCGATGCCCAGGGGCGTGTCCTGCGCAAGGATGCGGCGGGCGCACTCACGACGTACGCGTACGACCCGGCGGGCCGCCTCGTCGGCGCCAACGGTCCCGATTCCACGGCCACATGGGAGCACGACGTACTGGGGCGGGTCGTCGCCGAGACAGTGGACGGCCGCACCCTCAGCCACCGCTACGACACGCTGGGGCGGCGCACCCACCGCACCACACCGACGGGCGGCGTCTCCACGTTCGCGTACGACACCGCGGGCAACCGCACCCGGCTGTCCTCCTGCGGCCACTCGATCGCCTTCGAGCACGACGCGGCGGGCCGTGAACTGACGCGCCACATCGGCGAGAACCTCACGCTCGCCCACACCTTCGACGCGGCAGGCCGGCTCACCGGCCAGCAGCTGACCCGCGACGACCGCACCCTGCGCCACCGCGCGTACACCTTCCGCGCCGACGGCCTGCTCTCCCGGGTGGACGACGAGCGCTCCGGGTCCCGCCGCTTCGACCTCGACGCCGCCGGGCGCGTCACCGCCGTGCAGGCCCAGGGCTGGACCGAGAACTACGCGTACGACGAGGCCGGGAACCAGACGGCCGCCGAGTGGCCCGCCGCCCATGCGGCGACCAGTGCCACAGGCCCGCGCGAGTACTCCGGCACCCGCGTCAGCAGCGCGGGATCCGTCCGTTACGCGTACGACGCGGCCGGCCGCACCGTCGTACGCCGTGCCAAGCGGTTGTCGGGCGGCTTCGACACCTGGCACTACACCTGGGACGCCGAGGACCGGCTGACGGCCGTCACCGTCCCCGACGGCAGTATCTGGCGCTACCACTACGACCCGCTCGGCCGCCGCACCTCCAAGCGGCGTCTGGACGCCGACGGCGGGACCCTGGAGCAGGTGGACTTCACCTGGGACGGGACGACTCTGTGCGAGCAGACGACCCGGGCGGCCGGGCTCCGGCATCCGGTCAGCCTCACCTGGGACCACGACGGACTGCGCCCCGTCGCCCAGACCGAGCGGATACTCGCGGCCGGCCCGGCCGCCGACGCGCCGCAGGAGGAGATCGACCGGCGGTTCTTCGCGATCGTCACCGATCTCGCCGGGGCTCCCACCGAACTCGTCGACGAGGACGGCGAGATAGCCTGGCGCGCCCGCAGCACCATCTGGGGCACCACCACCTGGCCGCGGGGCACCACCACGTACACGCCCCTGCGCTTCCCCGGCCAGTACTACGACCCCGAGACCGGGCTCCACTACAACTACTTCCGCCACTACGACCCGGCCACCGCGCGCTACCTCAGTCCCGATCCGCTCGGGCTGGCCGCGGCGCCCAATCCCGTCGCCTACGTCCACAACCCGCTCACCTGGACCGACCCGCTGGGCCTGGCGCCGTACGAGGTCTTCTACCGGGTGATGTCCGCCAAGGAGTACAACGGCCTCGGCCCGAAGGGCGAGATCACTCCGCGCGGCGAGAACTTCGTGACGCAGGAGAAGGAGTACGTGACCGGGATCGCGGAGCGGTTCACGCGCCGCGGCGGCCGCAACGCCCAGAAGTACACGCACTTCGTGCGCTACGAGATGGAGCCGGGCACCCGGGACGCGCTGATCGCGAACGGGCGGGGCTCCGGCGGCAACAAGGACACGATCAAGGAGGAGTTCGGCATCGACCTGGAGGAGATCGGCGACAGCGACAAGTTCGTGCACGTCAAGCTGGAGCGCGACGGGCTGAACTTCGGGCTGCGCGCCGACTCCGCCGACGTCTTCAACTCGCGCATCAAGAACATGAGCTTCAAGCCCCTCCCCCTGGACGAGTGA
- a CDS encoding type 1 glutamine amidotransferase family protein produces MTRKTVHLAVYDTFADWETGHTTAHLTQHGFTVKTVGPTTDPVTTMGGVRVQPDLALADLSPEDSALLILTGAHLWDTGDDLAPFGAKARAFLDAGVPVAAICGATAGLAREGVLDERAHTSAVSFYLDATGYKGGEHYRDADAVTDGDLITAGPTEPVAFAREVFARLGVYEGEKLDAWYRLFHDSDASAYEILEA; encoded by the coding sequence ATGACCCGCAAGACCGTTCATCTGGCCGTGTACGACACCTTCGCCGACTGGGAGACGGGCCACACCACCGCCCACCTCACCCAGCACGGCTTCACCGTGAAGACGGTCGGACCGACCACCGACCCCGTCACCACCATGGGCGGTGTCCGTGTCCAGCCCGACCTGGCACTGGCCGATCTGAGCCCCGAGGACAGCGCCCTGCTCATCCTCACCGGCGCCCACCTCTGGGACACCGGCGACGACCTCGCCCCCTTCGGCGCCAAGGCACGCGCCTTCCTCGACGCCGGAGTCCCGGTCGCCGCCATCTGCGGCGCCACCGCCGGGCTGGCCCGCGAGGGCGTGCTGGACGAGCGCGCCCACACCAGCGCGGTCTCCTTCTACCTGGACGCCACCGGCTACAAGGGCGGCGAGCACTACCGCGACGCGGACGCCGTCACCGACGGCGACCTGATCACCGCCGGCCCGACCGAGCCGGTCGCCTTCGCCCGCGAGGTCTTTGCACGGCTCGGGGTCTACGAGGGCGAGAAGCTGGATGCCTGGTACCGGCTCTTCCACGACTCCGACGCCTCCGCATACGAGATCCTCGAAGCATGA
- a CDS encoding glycosyltransferase family 39 protein: MIDTVQRLAAPRSEAAPPVRRLALRTRTVALAPAALMLALGLWGIGREDTLWGDEAVTYEIAHRTVPEIWRTLGSIDAVHGLYYLLMHTVFALWDGGLVALRLPSVLAMCATAAGVALIGRRLAGPRAGLLAGLVLALLPTVQRYAQEGRSYALVCALVTWGTWLLLKRWWAAYAVVMLFACLLHEFAVLALLAHGVTVLRAESVPVLRTKRVPVLRTEMRPWAVAALCVAVGLAPLAVFSTTQAAQVDWIGAPGVSEVAAFAALALLGRACARTPAGARVRAVALPLLVLPMGLLMAVSYVHPLFVDRYVLPYVIGLALLLGAVLDHYWSRTLALSAAAAVLLTLVVHGPQLRSPESRKSNVGAVALAVQEASRPGDGLLFTPSRRRVWTLVHPDAFRGLTDLSLERSPRASGTLFGTEAAPDDIRARMRASGRIVVVQDLVGQPLDAVEPEVVKREVLRTHFRECGSRTVGQARITLYVQIDGRIGGRIGAGGCRTP; the protein is encoded by the coding sequence ATGATCGACACGGTTCAGAGGCTCGCTGCCCCACGCTCCGAAGCCGCCCCGCCTGTACGGCGGTTGGCGCTCCGTACGCGTACGGTCGCTCTCGCACCCGCGGCCCTGATGCTGGCTCTCGGGCTGTGGGGGATCGGCCGCGAGGACACCCTGTGGGGCGACGAGGCGGTGACGTACGAGATCGCGCACCGCACCGTGCCCGAGATCTGGCGGACGCTCGGCTCCATCGACGCCGTGCACGGCCTGTACTACCTCCTCATGCACACCGTGTTCGCCCTCTGGGACGGCGGGTTGGTGGCGCTGCGGCTGCCGTCCGTCCTGGCGATGTGCGCGACGGCGGCCGGAGTCGCGCTGATCGGCCGACGGCTGGCGGGACCGCGGGCCGGGCTGCTGGCCGGACTCGTCCTGGCGCTGCTGCCGACGGTGCAGCGGTACGCGCAGGAGGGCCGTTCGTATGCCCTGGTGTGCGCGCTGGTCACCTGGGGGACGTGGCTGCTGCTGAAGCGGTGGTGGGCGGCGTACGCGGTCGTGATGCTGTTCGCCTGTCTGCTGCACGAGTTCGCGGTGCTGGCGCTGCTCGCGCACGGCGTGACTGTCCTGCGTGCGGAGTCCGTGCCCGTCCTGCGCACGAAGAGGGTGCCCGTCCTGCGTACGGAGATGCGGCCGTGGGCCGTGGCCGCCCTCTGTGTGGCCGTGGGTCTCGCCCCGCTCGCCGTCTTCAGCACCACGCAGGCCGCGCAGGTCGACTGGATCGGCGCGCCGGGCGTGTCCGAGGTGGCCGCCTTCGCCGCCCTCGCGCTGCTGGGCCGGGCCTGCGCCCGCACCCCGGCGGGTGCGCGGGTCCGTGCCGTCGCCCTGCCTCTCCTGGTGCTGCCCATGGGCCTGTTGATGGCGGTCTCGTATGTGCACCCGCTCTTCGTCGACCGCTATGTGCTGCCGTACGTCATCGGGCTCGCGCTCCTGCTGGGCGCGGTGCTCGACCACTACTGGTCCCGGACGCTCGCGCTGTCGGCAGCGGCGGCGGTGCTGCTCACCCTGGTCGTCCACGGGCCGCAGCTGCGCTCCCCGGAGAGCCGCAAGAGCAACGTGGGGGCGGTCGCCCTCGCCGTACAGGAAGCGTCCCGGCCCGGCGACGGCCTGCTCTTCACGCCCAGCCGGCGGCGGGTGTGGACGCTGGTCCACCCGGACGCCTTCCGCGGGCTCACCGATCTCTCGCTGGAGCGCTCGCCCCGCGCCTCCGGCACACTGTTCGGCACCGAGGCCGCGCCCGACGACATCCGTGCCCGGATGCGGGCGAGCGGGCGCATCGTGGTGGTACAGGACCTGGTGGGCCAGCCGCTGGACGCGGTCGAGCCGGAGGTGGTGAAGCGGGAGGTGCTGCGTACGCACTTCCGGGAGTGCGGCAGCAGGACGGTCGGGCAGGCGCGGATCACGCTGTATGTACAGATCGACGGGCGGATCGGCGGGCGGATCGGCGCAGGCGGGTGTCGCACACCCTGA